TTATCGTTTCGTATGTTCAGGAAGAACTACTCCCTGGTGGGCATGGGCTTATGGTCAGGGGCTACCTACCGGTTATTCACACACTAGCCAAGGGTATTGACATCCGATTAGGCCATAGGTAATTTAGCTCCTCTTCTTAGTTCTCTGTTTCTTTACATATCGACCAATCCTAAATGATGCCAGTTTTCAGGGTTACAAAGGTATCAAGGCATTATACTGGAGTGAAGATAACAGTGGAAAACGGAAAAACATTCAAAGCCGATGCTGCTATTGTTGCCGTTCCTCTTGGTGTGCTTAAAGCAAACGTCATGAAGTTTGAGCCCAAGCTTCCAGACTGGAAGGAGGCAGCCATTGCTGACGTTGGAGTGGGgcttgaaaataaaataatattgcACTTTGAAACTGCTTTTTGGCCAAATGTGGAGTTCTTAGGAGTTGTTGCGGATACATCACAGAATTGTAGCTACTTCCTCAATCTTCACAAGGCCACAAGCCATCCTGTCCTTGTTTACATGCCTTCTGGAAAGCTTGCTCGAGACATTGAGAAGATGTCAGATCAAGAAGCTGCCAATTTTGCTTTCATGCAACTCAAGAAGGTCGTACCTGATGCGCCCGCCCCAGTAAGTTCTAGTCTTGATTGTACATTATGATGCCGGTTGCTAACACCCTTTGCTACACGAACTTAATTAACAAACATAAATGTCTTCCCATATTGTAGATTCAATTTCTAGTTTCTAGATGGGGATCAGATGTCAATTCACTTGGATCCTACAGCTACAACATTGTAGGCAAACCCCATCATTTGGTTGAGAGGCTGAGGATCCCTGTCGACAACCTCTTTTTTGCTGGGGAGGCTACCAGTATCAACTACCCTGGATCCGTGCATGGTGCATACTCAACCGGTCTGATGGCTGCCGAAGACTGCAGGATGCGCTTTTTAGAGCGTTATGGGGACGTGGACTTGTTGCAGGCAATCATGGTCGAAGAAGCTCCGTTATCGGCACCATTGTTAATTTCTCGAATGTAATACCGTTGGTGGTGGGGCGTCAGTTCAGCTGAGATTATGTGTGTAGGAAACAGAAAAGAAAATCCAGATGCCTGGTTGATTAAATGACTGTACGAACATGATTGTATTTAGTTTAGTAATCAAATGGAAAACATGTGTATTTGTATTTGTATTCCTCAAGTCATTCGGTTGTATCCTTTTGCTGGAACAGTGTGTTTTTATGGACCCAAAACTATTACCTAAGTTTGCTATACACGAATGATTTTAATGGGAAAGAGACTATATTTACGAATGGGAGTTTCTCCACCTTTTCATTTGAGGCGGTTGAAGAAGCCTTTTGGCTATGTGATTTTCACAATAGGTAAATCAATACACTGAAACAACATAATTAAACAAAGAATAATACACTCTGTAATAAACCGTGAGCCAACAGACGAATGGAAAAAACACCAAGACGAATGGAAAAAACACCACAAAATTGGAAAAGTATAACAGAACATAGTAAGAACCGAATCAAAGGATAGaagtaaacaaaaataatttttgttaAACAGAGCACATGAGAAAACCAAAAGTCATACCAAAATCGAAAACCCAATCAAAAAAGCATGGATATTGAGGTATGACAGatttttttggaaaataatcataaggaaaataaaatcaatttcaTCAGTTAACATATAAACAGAACAGACAAATAAGAACAACAAAGAAATATGTGGAAGATCGTCCTCATCATCGGCAATAGAAAAATGGGTCGGAATGTATACCTTAACCCTACCATTCTTGGATCAACTCAGTCGACAATTGTGTAGCATCAACATCTCATCGAACGATCGAAATCGTAGTGTCAATGGCTAATCCGAACGGCAAGGCGTACACAAACCGAAACCCATTTAGATCCGAGTGGCAAATCGAAGAGAAAAGCCATGCCCGGATCGATTTAATGAAGGAAAAAGGATAAATCGAGAGAAAAAAAAGCTAAGCGTTGAAAACCATTCTCGGCCCAACAGATCGGATGGAATGGGGTTGATATGGGTGTCGACGAAATGGgaaaaacatcataaagaaatagatcggaACCTTACCGATTGAACTATGGAAAAGACAGACGAAAAGAAGTATGGGTCGTTAAGATAAGGGGAGAAGAAGGTGAATCGGTAATGCAAGAAAGAGATGGAGAAATCGGCGGAAAGAGAAGGATTAGATAATTAACGgggaaagagaaggaaaatggGGGAAAAATTTTTAACCCATTTCCCCCATTTTTCTATCCTCGCCCCAAAACGGAAAAAAAATCAGAGGCACACCatgtaaaataacaaaaaatgtcccgtcaaccacgcgtcaacaacgtgcgcgtaatatatttgcgatcgtttagatttggttattgtttgataagcgatcgtgtagataaggctacaatttatacgcaatcgtttcgatattatttttttttttaaatttggtacacgatttttttaattattttggcacacaatcgtttacatcaatcaaaatgattttttttagattctttatacacgatcttttattttttttacatgatcatttacatcGTTTactttggctactccaatcaaaatgattttttttcaagattctttatacacgatcttttatttttcttacactttgtttacttttttacctgatagtttacatttggctactccaatttaaatgatttgttttcatattctttatacacaatctattagattttgttattttttgtacacaacgtaaaaaaagacgatggaaagaaatcactgtgaaaaaaagaggaggaaaagtagaaagatgatggaaaaacgaaaaaaaaatggaaaagaagaaaaacgatggaaagattaaacaatgtaaataaagaattgaaaaagaagaaagacgaagtcccacgagaaagacgatgaaagaaatagcagtAGGAAAACGaaatgttttgttacatttacaagagtttcctttattattataataataataataataataataatatcacactcgttttaaggaagaaaaaaaaggaagaaagaaaatgaataaagGGGATcgagaggaagaaagagaatgattaagaaggaataagggagattaaatatattcttttctctccttttattccttatcccaaACATAGAAAGGACTatccttttctttccttttcgtTTCCTTCTCAA
This region of Cucumis melo cultivar AY chromosome 7, USDA_Cmelo_AY_1.0, whole genome shotgun sequence genomic DNA includes:
- the LOC103493008 gene encoding polyamine oxidase 2-like → MESGAKSNSELRSEICYPKPQTQQVRSSPSVIVIGGGMAGVAAARALHDASFQVTLLESRDRLGGRIHTDYSFGFPVDLGASWLHGACDENPLAPLIGRLGLPLYRTSEDNSVLYDHDLESYALFDTDGSQVPPELVTKVGITFETILKETETIREEESEDMSILRAISIVFERRPELRLEGLAHKVLQWYLCRMEGWFSADANTISLKGWDQEELLPGGHGLMVRGYLPVIHTLAKGIDIRLGHRVTKVSRHYTGVKITVENGKTFKADAAIVAVPLGVLKANVMKFEPKLPDWKEAAIADVGVGLENKIILHFETAFWPNVEFLGVVADTSQNCSYFLNLHKATSHPVLVYMPSGKLARDIEKMSDQEAANFAFMQLKKVVPDAPAPIQFLVSRWGSDVNSLGSYSYNIVGKPHHLVERLRIPVDNLFFAGEATSINYPGSVHGAYSTGLMAAEDCRMRFLERYGDVDLLQAIMVEEAPLSAPLLISRM